One segment of Desulfosudis oleivorans Hxd3 DNA contains the following:
- a CDS encoding menaquinone biosynthetic enzyme MqnA/MqnD family protein: MESTRVGRIRYINVAPVYHGFDSGQVAAPFSFISRAPATLNSMILNSALDISPVSSIAYARHHNHLMVLPDLSISCFGDVMSVVLASRFPIDQLDGKTIVFSSESETAVGFLRLYFAQKKIAPVFVATQINSPEDRVCADAAGVLTIGDLALTGEWERRFDHVWDIGRLWQELAGRPFVFGLWVVRRAFAEARPEVVAEILKRFHASKQKGLAQIDQVIVRAAGVTGLDVETCRRYYRLLQYDLGPEQIAGAETFFDMLFAQGMLAEAVRLSFFNPSP, encoded by the coding sequence ATGGAATCCACAAGGGTCGGACGCATTCGGTATATCAATGTGGCACCCGTGTACCACGGGTTTGACTCCGGCCAGGTGGCCGCGCCCTTTTCCTTTATTTCACGGGCGCCGGCGACATTAAACTCAATGATTTTAAACAGCGCGCTGGACATCAGTCCGGTTTCTTCGATTGCCTATGCCCGGCATCACAACCATTTGATGGTCCTGCCCGACCTTTCGATTTCGTGTTTTGGGGATGTGATGAGCGTGGTACTGGCCTCCCGTTTCCCCATTGACCAACTGGATGGGAAAACCATTGTCTTCAGCAGCGAGTCCGAGACAGCCGTCGGTTTTCTGCGGCTCTATTTTGCACAGAAAAAGATCGCACCGGTTTTTGTGGCCACCCAGATCAACTCCCCGGAAGACCGGGTGTGTGCCGATGCCGCCGGCGTGCTGACCATCGGCGACCTGGCCCTGACCGGGGAGTGGGAGCGGCGGTTTGATCATGTGTGGGACATCGGCCGGTTGTGGCAGGAGCTGGCGGGCCGGCCCTTTGTTTTCGGCCTGTGGGTGGTCCGACGGGCGTTCGCGGAGGCACGTCCCGAGGTGGTGGCGGAGATACTCAAGCGGTTTCACGCGTCAAAGCAGAAGGGTCTGGCCCAGATTGACCAGGTCATTGTCCGTGCCGCCGGGGTGACGGGCCTGGATGTGGAAACCTGTCGCCGCTACTACCGCCTGCTGCAATACGATCTGGGGCCGGAACAGATCGCCGGGGCCGAGACCTTTTTTGACATGCTTTTTGCCCAGGGCATGCTGGCTGAGGCGGTCCGCCTTTCTTTTTTCAATCCGTCGCCGTGA
- the mqnB gene encoding futalosine hydrolase, whose product MPDPRILILTATPVEAAPLVDRISGANAAGNRVTGMLGGTPVRVLVPGPGPVNTAMALTAVMEKTLPALVLQTGCGGGFAQAGINKGDVVVATEMIDVQSGVEPATPPDIVDALPFPVLKTPAGEITNRYPADIRLADTACRAARNAPMATGCGAAMGPIGSVVTITATDLRAQALFDRFGLCMEAMEGAAAAHVCLHYGVPFLEIRGASNIAGRRDRADWDIPLAATNAAISVCAFIAEWTKRPEACDGKC is encoded by the coding sequence ATGCCTGACCCCCGCATTCTCATTCTCACAGCCACCCCCGTGGAGGCCGCCCCCCTTGTTGACCGGATTTCCGGGGCCAATGCCGCCGGCAACAGGGTAACCGGCATGCTGGGCGGCACGCCGGTACGGGTGCTCGTCCCCGGCCCCGGGCCGGTGAACACGGCCATGGCCCTTACCGCTGTAATGGAAAAAACGCTTCCCGCGCTGGTCCTTCAGACCGGCTGCGGCGGCGGGTTCGCCCAGGCCGGCATCAACAAAGGGGATGTGGTGGTGGCAACGGAAATGATCGACGTGCAGTCAGGCGTCGAACCGGCAACCCCCCCGGATATCGTGGATGCGCTGCCGTTTCCGGTTCTAAAAACCCCTGCCGGGGAGATCACCAACCGCTATCCGGCGGATATTCGCCTTGCCGACACGGCCTGCCGGGCCGCCCGCAACGCTCCCATGGCAACGGGCTGCGGCGCGGCCATGGGTCCCATCGGATCGGTGGTCACCATCACCGCCACAGACCTCCGGGCCCAGGCCCTGTTTGACCGGTTCGGCCTCTGCATGGAGGCCATGGAAGGAGCGGCCGCCGCCCATGTCTGCCTGCACTACGGCGTCCCCTTTCTTGAAATCCGTGGGGCCAGCAACATCGCGGGCCGCCGGGACAGGGCCGATTGGGATATTCCCCTGGCCGCCACCAACGCGGCCATTAGCGTTTGCGCCTTTATTGCGGAATGGACCAAAAGACCGGAGGCGTGCGATGGCAAATGTTAA
- a CDS encoding amidohydrolase family protein: MASIIHKAGWVVVHGHRVIRDGFVRVAGGVITEVGTGAAGNGTVVDHGEGALVPAFVNAHTHLELSALAGRLSTGQGFESWVRELLALRQEQTRDHLRREARVAADRMIKAGTLVAGEVSTLGITADLFRDAGLAGVWFSEVLGQHLPESMDLPPADQWRASSFAAHAPHTTAPEVLCRLKQMCDERGLPFSIHLAESPEEAEFIQTGKGRWADFLSERGIGFFKWPVPSKSPVGYLADLGLLGPNLLAVHLVYADAADIEMLARNRVHGCLCLRSNMALHGRMPDVARMVDAGFYLCLGTDSLACVDSLSMVDEMAFVAYKCPALRPEDLLNMATINGAAALGVADRFGSLEPGKKGALVYLPVKAENPKALLERIVSGEGGPVSTWWPEERKRE, encoded by the coding sequence ATGGCTTCCATTATACATAAGGCCGGATGGGTAGTGGTCCATGGACACCGGGTGATCCGTGACGGGTTTGTGCGCGTGGCCGGCGGCGTGATCACCGAAGTGGGGACCGGCGCGGCGGGAAACGGAACCGTTGTCGACCACGGGGAGGGCGCCCTTGTGCCGGCCTTTGTCAATGCCCATACCCACCTGGAGCTTTCCGCCCTGGCCGGACGGCTTTCCACCGGCCAGGGGTTTGAATCGTGGGTGCGGGAGCTCCTGGCCCTGCGCCAGGAACAGACCAGAGACCATCTGCGCCGGGAGGCACGCGTCGCCGCTGATCGCATGATAAAAGCCGGTACACTGGTGGCCGGTGAGGTATCCACCCTCGGCATCACGGCGGATCTGTTTCGGGATGCCGGCCTGGCCGGCGTCTGGTTTTCCGAGGTGCTGGGCCAGCACCTGCCTGAATCCATGGACCTGCCGCCTGCCGACCAATGGCGCGCCTCTTCTTTTGCGGCCCACGCGCCGCACACCACGGCGCCGGAAGTGTTGTGCCGCCTGAAACAGATGTGTGATGAACGGGGCCTGCCGTTTTCCATTCATCTGGCTGAATCGCCCGAGGAGGCTGAGTTTATTCAAACCGGAAAGGGCAGGTGGGCCGATTTTTTAAGCGAGCGGGGCATCGGTTTTTTCAAGTGGCCGGTCCCGTCAAAAAGTCCGGTGGGCTATCTGGCCGATCTGGGCCTGCTGGGACCGAACCTGCTGGCGGTTCACCTGGTTTACGCCGATGCAGCAGATATAGAGATGCTGGCCCGGAACCGGGTCCATGGGTGCCTGTGTCTGCGGAGTAACATGGCCCTGCACGGCCGGATGCCGGATGTAGCCCGAATGGTGGATGCCGGGTTTTACCTGTGCCTGGGCACCGACAGCCTGGCCTGCGTGGATTCCCTGAGCATGGTTGACGAGATGGCCTTTGTGGCATATAAGTGTCCTGCCCTCCGGCCGGAAGACCTGCTGAACATGGCGACAATCAACGGTGCAGCGGCGCTTGGCGTGGCCGACCGGTTCGGCTCGCTGGAACCGGGAAAAAAAGGCGCCCTGGTGTATCTGCCGGTAAAGGCGGAAAACCCAAAGGCCCTGCTTGAGCGGATCGTCTCCGGCGAGGGCGGGCCGGTCTCAACCTGGTGGCCGGAAGAAAGAAAACGGGAGTAA
- a CDS encoding 1,4-dihydroxy-6-naphthoate synthase — MANVKTGTVTLAYSPCPNDTFLFYALAHGRVDLHGLTFDIMLNDVEALNRSAAKARFDVSKLSVAAMAHLGESYGMLRSGAALGRGCGPLIVTKKEGQRKPLAGATLAVPGMWTTACLLASLYLKNDFTPVPMGFDRIMPAVQDGKCDYGVIIHEGRFTYSNYGLDCLVDLGRWWEEKTRLPIPLGLIGVRRDVPAEQCRVIEQIIGQSVAYARQHPAAPGPYVRQHAQELSENVIQQHIELYVNDFTGNIGETGEQAIRRLFEEAAAAGIIPRSVMPAFAT, encoded by the coding sequence ATGGCAAATGTTAAAACCGGCACGGTCACACTGGCCTACTCTCCCTGCCCCAACGACACCTTTCTTTTTTATGCCCTGGCCCACGGCCGGGTTGACCTGCACGGCCTGACCTTTGACATCATGTTAAATGATGTGGAAGCCTTGAACCGAAGCGCGGCCAAAGCCCGTTTTGACGTGTCCAAGCTCTCGGTGGCCGCCATGGCCCACCTGGGGGAGTCCTACGGCATGTTAAGAAGCGGAGCGGCCCTGGGCCGGGGGTGCGGGCCGTTGATCGTGACCAAAAAAGAAGGGCAGCGCAAGCCGCTTGCCGGCGCGACACTCGCGGTGCCGGGCATGTGGACCACGGCCTGCCTGCTGGCCTCCCTCTATTTGAAAAACGATTTTACACCGGTACCCATGGGGTTTGACCGGATCATGCCGGCCGTTCAGGACGGGAAGTGCGACTATGGCGTGATCATCCACGAAGGGCGGTTCACCTATTCGAATTACGGCCTGGACTGCCTGGTGGACCTGGGCCGATGGTGGGAAGAAAAAACGCGGTTGCCCATTCCCCTTGGCCTGATCGGTGTGCGCCGGGATGTTCCGGCAGAACAGTGCCGCGTGATTGAGCAAATCATAGGACAAAGCGTTGCCTATGCCCGGCAACACCCCGCCGCCCCCGGACCTTACGTGCGGCAGCACGCCCAGGAACTTTCAGAGAACGTGATTCAACAGCATATTGAACTTTATGTGAACGACTTTACCGGGAATATCGGCGAAACAGGGGAGCAGGCCATTCGCCGGCTCTTTGAGGAAGCGGCGGCAGCCGGCATTATTCCCCGGTCAGTCATGCCGGCCTTTGCCACATGA
- a CDS encoding nucleotide sugar dehydrogenase, with protein MAQSFEKKILCIGAGYVGGPTMAVIADKCPRYKVTVVDIDAGKIAAWNSDTLPVYEPGLLDVVQRARGKNLFFSTDVPAAIAEADIIFVSVNTPTKATGVGAGMAADLRYWENTARQIRQCADTPKIVVEKSTVPVKTAEAMAQILSMENGGNLFEVLSNPEFLAEGTAVADLENPDRVVIGSRQTPEGVAARDVLVEVYANWVPREKILTSNIWSSEMAKLAANAFLAQRVSSINTIANICESSGANVQEVSRAVGMDRRIGPKFLNAGVGFGGSCFKKDILSLAYLCREAGADAEADYWESVVRINEHQKERFVRRMLDAMFHSMADKRIALFGFAFKPDTGDIRDAPAITIAGRLLDEGAVLAISDPRALDGARSVFGDADGRVEYVEDPYEAAKKSHAIAVLTEWQAYRDLDYTAIYAAMEKPAFFFDGRNVADHAALFDMGFNVYPVGMPAMTHF; from the coding sequence ATGGCACAATCATTTGAAAAGAAAATTCTGTGTATCGGCGCCGGCTATGTGGGCGGTCCCACCATGGCGGTGATTGCCGATAAATGCCCCCGGTACAAGGTCACGGTGGTGGATATCGACGCCGGTAAGATCGCGGCCTGGAACTCTGATACCCTGCCGGTGTACGAGCCGGGCCTCCTGGATGTCGTTCAACGGGCAAGGGGGAAAAATCTTTTCTTTTCCACGGACGTGCCTGCCGCCATTGCCGAGGCGGACATCATTTTTGTCAGCGTGAACACCCCTACCAAGGCCACCGGCGTGGGCGCGGGCATGGCCGCCGACCTTCGTTACTGGGAGAACACGGCCCGGCAGATTCGCCAGTGCGCGGACACCCCCAAGATCGTGGTGGAAAAGAGCACGGTGCCGGTAAAAACCGCTGAAGCCATGGCCCAGATCCTGTCCATGGAAAACGGCGGCAATCTGTTCGAGGTGCTTTCCAACCCGGAATTTCTGGCCGAAGGCACGGCCGTTGCCGACCTGGAAAACCCGGACCGGGTCGTGATCGGTTCCCGGCAGACACCCGAAGGTGTGGCGGCCCGGGATGTGCTGGTGGAGGTCTACGCCAACTGGGTGCCCCGTGAAAAGATTCTCACCTCCAACATCTGGAGCAGTGAAATGGCCAAGCTGGCGGCCAATGCCTTTCTGGCCCAGCGGGTCTCCTCCATCAACACCATTGCCAACATCTGCGAAAGTTCCGGCGCCAACGTGCAGGAAGTCTCCAGGGCCGTGGGCATGGACCGGCGCATCGGGCCGAAGTTCCTCAATGCCGGGGTGGGGTTCGGCGGGTCGTGCTTTAAAAAAGACATTCTGAGCCTGGCCTATCTGTGCCGGGAGGCCGGGGCCGACGCCGAGGCCGACTACTGGGAAAGCGTGGTGCGCATCAACGAGCACCAGAAGGAGCGGTTTGTCCGGCGCATGCTGGACGCCATGTTCCACAGCATGGCGGATAAGCGGATCGCCCTGTTCGGGTTTGCCTTCAAGCCCGATACCGGCGATATTCGGGACGCGCCGGCCATCACCATCGCCGGGCGGCTCCTTGATGAAGGGGCCGTGCTGGCCATCAGCGATCCCAGGGCCCTGGACGGGGCCCGGTCCGTGTTCGGCGATGCCGATGGCCGGGTGGAGTACGTGGAAGATCCCTACGAGGCCGCAAAAAAGAGCCATGCCATTGCCGTTCTCACCGAGTGGCAGGCATACCGGGATCTCGATTATACCGCGATATATGCCGCCATGGAGAAGCCGGCCTTTTTCTTTGACGGCCGGAACGTGGCCGACCATGCCGCGCTTTTTGACATGGGGTTTAATGTCTATCCGGTGGGGATGCCGGCAATGACCCATTTTTAA